One part of the Kitasatospora cathayae genome encodes these proteins:
- a CDS encoding glycosyltransferase family 2 protein, producing the protein MSLISIVTPVHEPALGFLPEAYAGLTAQTLPDGWTWEWLIQVDGGDGSEVPAQLLQDHRVKPSGNRRGGPGVARTMAWGRSEGELVKVLDADDVLPAGALARDIEVLMSHPKVGWTVSKVLDLMPSGQLVHYTLGDPEHGVLPRGELYDYWSTTHRPAVHPATLCVRQELLSRAGGWMALPASEDTALLMALDVMADGFFIDVPGLHYRKHAAQTTAHADHREGPEWRARMSAIKKHAEALRR; encoded by the coding sequence ATGAGCCTGATCTCGATCGTCACGCCAGTGCATGAGCCTGCCCTGGGCTTCCTGCCCGAGGCCTACGCCGGGCTGACCGCTCAGACCTTGCCTGACGGCTGGACGTGGGAGTGGCTGATCCAGGTCGACGGCGGCGACGGCAGCGAAGTACCAGCCCAGCTGCTCCAGGACCATCGCGTGAAGCCGAGCGGCAACCGTCGTGGCGGGCCCGGCGTAGCCCGAACCATGGCGTGGGGAAGGAGCGAGGGCGAGCTGGTGAAGGTCTTGGACGCTGATGACGTACTGCCAGCCGGTGCCCTCGCGCGGGACATCGAGGTGTTGATGTCCCACCCCAAGGTCGGCTGGACCGTCTCGAAGGTCCTGGACTTGATGCCCTCCGGCCAGCTGGTGCACTACACCCTCGGCGATCCCGAACACGGGGTCCTCCCCCGCGGCGAGCTGTACGACTACTGGTCCACGACCCACCGACCTGCGGTTCACCCGGCAACCCTGTGTGTGCGGCAGGAACTGCTGTCCCGGGCCGGCGGATGGATGGCCTTGCCCGCCAGCGAGGACACCGCGTTGTTGATGGCTTTGGACGTCATGGCCGATGGCTTCTTCATCGACGTCCCAGGCCTCCACTACCGGAAGCACGCCGCGCAGACGACGGCGCACGCCGATCACCGCGAGGGGCCGGAGTGGCGGGCTCGGATGAGTGCGATCAAGAAGCACGCCGAGGCGCTTCGCCGCTGA
- a CDS encoding GntR family transcriptional regulator: protein MSPKKPKWREVADHFANEIAEGKYRPGDQLPMIRELVAQGHGSKTTVMAAYSALEAEGLVTTTRGHGTTVRRRPPQQIRRHQDRYNWEKQLAKRGDGERRNNGVVEKDTGLDHDEVECHAAFNAVPADQEVAARFGVEPGTLMLHRHYWHSTPGSPIALSLINSYLVHAVAARNPDLLDSSREPWPGGTHHQLSTIGIEIAEIEDGIRTRLAAPDEARHLGIPAGSPVLLLDKTSRSTAGEVVEYSHVVLPGDRTEFRYTVPLDRWED from the coding sequence ATGTCACCGAAGAAGCCGAAGTGGCGCGAGGTAGCCGACCACTTCGCGAACGAGATCGCCGAGGGCAAGTACCGCCCCGGGGATCAGCTGCCGATGATCCGAGAGTTGGTGGCCCAGGGGCACGGGTCGAAGACCACGGTCATGGCGGCCTATAGCGCGCTGGAGGCCGAGGGTCTCGTGACCACCACTCGTGGTCACGGCACAACGGTCCGCCGCCGCCCGCCCCAGCAGATCCGCCGGCACCAGGACCGGTACAACTGGGAGAAGCAGCTGGCCAAGCGAGGCGATGGCGAGCGCCGCAACAACGGCGTTGTCGAGAAGGACACTGGTCTGGACCATGACGAGGTCGAGTGCCACGCCGCGTTCAACGCCGTGCCGGCCGACCAGGAGGTTGCCGCCCGTTTCGGTGTCGAGCCTGGCACCCTGATGCTCCACCGGCACTACTGGCACAGCACTCCGGGGTCCCCGATCGCACTCTCGCTGATCAACTCCTACCTCGTCCACGCGGTCGCGGCCAGGAATCCCGATCTTCTCGACAGCTCTCGCGAGCCCTGGCCTGGCGGTACTCACCATCAGCTCAGCACGATCGGAATCGAGATCGCGGAGATCGAGGACGGCATCCGGACCCGCTTGGCGGCGCCCGATGAGGCCCGCCACCTCGGCATCCCGGCTGGCAGCCCGGTGCTGCTGCTCGACAAAACCAGCCGATCTACTGCCGGGGAGGTCGTGGAGTACTCCCACGTCGTGCTGCCCGGCGATCGAACCGAGTTCCGCTACACGGTGCCTCTGGACCGGTGGGAGGACTGA
- a CDS encoding DUF2637 domain-containing protein, whose protein sequence is MTTMMPPPQINGFTRTDARAVSKAAAAEAKARADAMAADALAKAGQASHQAVINGLEAEEARQKLRLAQAKADAQIGQIQDGVKEKKTKARREAWARRRQALAGQAPLIVASVLVAALVVISVYFAWDGQAAGFRDKMHAAANLVPMVTEGVTWTMAALAFYAHVKGRPTLKYRLVTALAAIVAAALNYQHHKAEGTGEVYAIASLSGVFVWELFLSLLMKAKEGRPMAEVRADLARTLAHPVIALAAWRIRAIAHGSITADAAWAEAWDQYHAPTLGVTARRERRRRKNRARLQDAMLADTGLPETADDTDTNVTDTEDVTELGVYTDEPAAPARASALWLPGLDGWVEPTVKPTAKPDVHAPKPQVNTPIPPTEKAPEKGPGRAPVRRQSAIARAAARHTAKKAQKDADALAAKRDKARADIAALLNRGEKPSPAALGKAYGLSPDWGSKQIKAVESDPTAYGVTA, encoded by the coding sequence ATGACGACGATGATGCCGCCCCCGCAGATCAACGGATTCACCCGGACCGACGCCCGCGCGGTCTCGAAGGCCGCCGCCGCCGAGGCGAAGGCCCGCGCCGACGCGATGGCCGCCGACGCCCTCGCGAAGGCCGGCCAGGCCTCGCACCAGGCGGTGATCAACGGCCTGGAGGCGGAGGAGGCCCGGCAGAAGCTGCGGCTCGCCCAGGCCAAGGCCGACGCTCAGATCGGCCAGATCCAGGACGGGGTGAAGGAGAAGAAGACGAAGGCACGCCGGGAGGCGTGGGCGCGGCGCCGCCAGGCGCTGGCCGGGCAGGCCCCCCTGATCGTCGCCTCGGTCCTGGTCGCCGCGCTCGTCGTCATCTCCGTGTACTTCGCGTGGGACGGCCAGGCGGCCGGCTTCCGCGACAAGATGCACGCGGCGGCGAACCTGGTGCCGATGGTCACCGAGGGCGTCACCTGGACCATGGCCGCGCTCGCCTTCTACGCCCACGTCAAGGGCAGGCCAACGCTGAAGTACCGGCTGGTGACCGCACTCGCCGCGATCGTGGCGGCGGCGCTGAACTACCAGCACCACAAGGCGGAGGGCACCGGAGAGGTCTATGCCATCGCCAGCCTCAGCGGAGTGTTCGTCTGGGAGCTGTTCCTGAGCCTGCTGATGAAGGCGAAGGAAGGCCGGCCGATGGCGGAGGTCCGCGCGGACCTCGCCCGTACCCTCGCCCACCCGGTCATCGCGCTCGCCGCCTGGCGGATCCGGGCCATCGCCCACGGCTCCATTACGGCCGACGCCGCGTGGGCCGAGGCGTGGGACCAGTACCACGCGCCGACCCTCGGCGTGACGGCCCGACGCGAGCGCCGCCGGCGCAAGAACCGGGCCCGGCTGCAGGACGCGATGCTCGCCGACACCGGCCTGCCCGAGACCGCCGACGACACCGACACAAACGTCACCGACACCGAGGACGTGACGGAACTCGGCGTCTACACCGACGAGCCCGCCGCCCCGGCCCGAGCGTCGGCACTGTGGCTGCCGGGCCTGGACGGCTGGGTGGAACCGACGGTGAAGCCGACGGCCAAGCCCGACGTGCACGCACCGAAACCGCAGGTCAACACGCCGATCCCCCCTACCGAAAAGGCCCCCGAGAAGGGCCCTGGGCGGGCCCCTGTCCGTCGGCAGTCGGCCATCGCCCGCGCGGCGGCCCGACACACCGCGAAGAAGGCCCAGAAGGACGCCGACGCCCTCGCCGCCAAGCGCGACAAGGCGCGCGCCGACATCGCCGCTCTCCTCAACCGCGGCGAGAAGCCGTCCCCGGCTGCCCTCGGCAAGGCCTACGGGCTGAGCCCTGACTGGGGCAGCAAGCAGATCAAGGCCGTCGAGTCCGACCCGACGGCGTACGGGGTGACGGCATGA
- a CDS encoding RRQRL motif-containing zinc-binding protein produces MSHARHLDPTGERYGIPTWPFRMAPAGYATRRQLRKQGLRPGGQPVAGQLLWKSRKACRSGGTRAAWLYRVDLAKPVRPMTPGKAAGLEAAMRKRRTCPDCGQVKDYCIPRSLGACVDCADTPAAYAA; encoded by the coding sequence ATGAGCCACGCCCGACACCTCGACCCGACGGGCGAGCGGTACGGCATCCCGACCTGGCCGTTCCGCATGGCCCCCGCCGGCTACGCCACCCGCCGCCAACTCCGCAAGCAGGGGCTGCGCCCGGGCGGCCAGCCGGTGGCCGGCCAGCTCCTGTGGAAGTCGCGCAAGGCCTGCCGCTCCGGCGGCACCCGCGCGGCCTGGCTCTACCGCGTCGACCTCGCCAAGCCGGTGCGCCCGATGACCCCGGGCAAGGCCGCCGGCCTGGAGGCCGCGATGCGCAAGCGCCGCACCTGCCCGGACTGCGGCCAGGTCAAGGACTACTGCATCCCGCGCTCGCTCGGCGCCTGCGTCGACTGCGCCGACACCCCCGCCGCCTACGCGGCCTGA
- a CDS encoding DNA translocase FtsK, whose protein sequence is MTEILDHSVLPSTDPDLIRHAAELVVSTQFGSPSMVQRKLRLGWAQVQDLFAQLEAAGVVGPADGGRAREVRFRTDQLTDALAAVEAAPAGMDADVLPFPGPRVDMTKPAPAGGDEDDQDDDFEDTADEEDDEVLEGDVYLADELVLEDDPEGDAPWINPMLLTKEGRRARARYLQRRGRRKLRRWVKRQTTVRGVVPSAWRGGRRIQGWVVGTEGATARAAEQHAKMLATHASKATRQAKFALRDRDAKRKAADKAGQDARLALVQATAMKTAAHKKIGMRATLALSPFAIADLAAYGYEGGLGLAAAALVNIAVLAYGGRTPNLDAEGLEALEREELGMPEKFELGMTVRHFEQMLHQALTEDLGIAIQALRIKPQAWGFEVDITFHRQTPAALSAGLDKLEACLPGVRTNSILLQQSAQARNEATLRIPGEDPWRAVPELPYRAPKSVSTKTLHTAQIGADMSGRPLALPGKRTSVGVVGKPRSGKSTMLRAMVDALTACDDRIIVGIDLGSYGAGFGPYTKNLHALARTTREARRVLEWALAIGQNRPRLFNKLGMGLNWESSREFPGITIITDEFPALVQAATVEAQQVQAARKGMKAEELELLPPFIRLDDLLQLVHLTSAKSDVVEVVASQGYTKDRIKNNTWVSELPAQLMCACDRDDILLIAGGGAMAEGWRPDRLLPAMGDHVNDAGVAYAMAGAAYCEPIPYRACILSDEEADRRATERLEAGLPELDELSAAFVTDDLADLRGYLADQYDEDEDEAAVPALIALAREAFEMAGDPAGLTAPDLAEHLGKLDPDWELDAFADQGDPAAARVAALRAAIKAVLDPRGEEWKTDSFRPAPGAGTVKGYRLKDLKEITGEA, encoded by the coding sequence ATGACCGAGATCCTGGACCACAGCGTCCTCCCCTCCACCGACCCCGACCTGATCCGGCACGCCGCCGAGCTCGTCGTCTCCACCCAGTTCGGCTCCCCGAGCATGGTCCAGCGCAAGCTGCGCCTGGGCTGGGCACAGGTCCAGGACCTGTTCGCCCAGCTGGAGGCCGCCGGCGTCGTCGGCCCCGCCGACGGGGGCCGGGCCCGCGAGGTCCGCTTCCGCACCGACCAGCTCACCGACGCCCTGGCCGCCGTCGAGGCCGCCCCCGCCGGTATGGACGCCGACGTGCTGCCCTTCCCCGGCCCGCGTGTCGACATGACCAAGCCCGCCCCGGCCGGCGGCGACGAGGACGACCAGGACGACGACTTCGAGGACACCGCCGACGAGGAGGACGACGAGGTCCTGGAGGGCGATGTCTACCTCGCCGACGAGCTGGTGCTGGAGGACGACCCCGAAGGCGACGCCCCGTGGATCAACCCCATGCTGCTCACCAAGGAGGGCCGCCGCGCCCGCGCCCGCTACCTGCAGCGCCGCGGCCGCCGCAAGCTGCGCCGCTGGGTGAAACGCCAGACCACGGTGCGCGGCGTCGTCCCGTCCGCGTGGCGCGGCGGTCGGCGCATCCAGGGCTGGGTCGTCGGCACCGAGGGCGCCACCGCCCGCGCGGCCGAGCAGCACGCCAAGATGCTCGCCACCCACGCGTCGAAGGCGACCCGGCAGGCGAAGTTCGCGCTGCGTGACCGCGACGCGAAGCGCAAGGCCGCGGACAAGGCCGGCCAGGACGCGCGGCTCGCGCTCGTCCAGGCCACGGCGATGAAGACGGCCGCGCACAAGAAGATCGGCATGCGGGCGACGTTGGCCCTCAGCCCGTTCGCCATCGCCGACCTGGCCGCCTACGGCTACGAGGGCGGGCTCGGGCTGGCGGCTGCGGCCCTGGTGAACATCGCGGTCCTCGCCTACGGCGGCCGCACCCCGAACCTGGACGCCGAGGGCCTGGAGGCGCTGGAGCGCGAGGAGCTCGGCATGCCCGAGAAGTTCGAGCTCGGCATGACGGTGCGTCACTTCGAGCAGATGCTCCACCAGGCGCTGACCGAGGATCTCGGCATCGCCATCCAGGCCCTGCGGATCAAGCCGCAGGCCTGGGGCTTCGAGGTCGACATCACGTTCCACCGGCAGACCCCGGCCGCGCTGTCCGCAGGCCTGGACAAGCTGGAGGCGTGCCTGCCCGGGGTGCGTACCAACAGCATCCTGCTGCAGCAGTCCGCGCAGGCCCGTAACGAGGCGACGCTGCGGATCCCGGGCGAGGACCCGTGGCGGGCGGTGCCGGAACTGCCGTACCGGGCGCCGAAGTCGGTGAGCACCAAGACCCTGCACACCGCGCAGATCGGCGCCGACATGTCCGGCCGGCCGCTGGCCCTGCCCGGCAAGCGCACCTCGGTGGGCGTCGTCGGCAAGCCGCGCTCCGGCAAGTCGACGATGCTGCGCGCCATGGTCGACGCGCTGACCGCGTGCGACGACCGGATCATCGTCGGAATCGACCTCGGCAGTTACGGCGCCGGGTTCGGGCCCTACACCAAGAACCTGCACGCGCTCGCCCGCACCACGCGCGAGGCGCGCCGGGTCCTGGAGTGGGCGCTGGCGATCGGCCAGAACCGCCCGCGGCTGTTCAACAAGCTGGGAATGGGCCTGAACTGGGAATCCAGCCGCGAATTCCCCGGAATCACCATCATCACCGACGAATTCCCCGCACTCGTTCAGGCCGCCACGGTCGAGGCGCAGCAGGTCCAGGCCGCGCGCAAGGGCATGAAGGCGGAGGAGCTGGAACTGCTGCCGCCGTTCATCCGCCTGGACGACCTGCTCCAGCTGGTCCACCTCACCAGCGCCAAGAGCGACGTGGTGGAGGTCGTGGCCTCGCAGGGCTACACCAAGGACCGGATCAAGAACAACACCTGGGTGAGCGAGTTGCCCGCCCAGCTGATGTGCGCCTGCGACCGCGACGACATCCTCCTGATCGCGGGCGGCGGGGCGATGGCGGAGGGGTGGCGGCCGGACCGGCTGCTGCCGGCCATGGGCGACCACGTCAACGACGCTGGCGTGGCGTACGCGATGGCCGGCGCCGCCTACTGCGAGCCGATCCCCTACCGGGCCTGCATCCTCAGCGACGAGGAGGCCGACCGGCGCGCGACCGAGCGCCTGGAGGCCGGGCTGCCGGAGCTGGACGAGCTGTCTGCCGCGTTCGTCACCGACGACCTCGCCGACCTGCGCGGCTACCTCGCCGACCAGTACGACGAGGACGAGGACGAGGCCGCAGTGCCCGCGCTGATCGCCCTCGCCCGCGAGGCCTTCGAGATGGCCGGCGACCCGGCCGGCCTGACCGCGCCGGACCTGGCCGAGCACCTGGGCAAGCTCGACCCCGACTGGGAGCTGGACGCGTTCGCCGACCAGGGCGACCCCGCGGCCGCCCGAGTGGCCGCGCTGCGCGCGGCGATCAAGGCCGTGCTCGACCCGCGCGGCGAGGAGTGGAAGACGGACTCCTTCCGGCCCGCGCCGGGCGCGGGGACGGTCAAGGGCTACCGGCTGAAGGACCTCAAGGAGATCACCGGCGAGGCCTGA
- a CDS encoding DUF4097 family beta strand repeat-containing protein produces MTTRTLNAEHTGPVTLDLDLPAGSITVRAEAGRERAELTIRTADETGPSADAVTAAVLRWETRGAMVAQVNNTGGTGFTSVVRGNRGTTVVQSFGNVPAGASIVGLQIDGDLSFVGGRMIVNGQVINAGSGSTVRIGDSPIEIIAAVPEGSTVIARTRSADVTADGAFAAVNGRTQSGDVRLGTVERTVVETQSGDVIIYRSQDANIRTQSGDVRLGRTDLVQANTQSGDISVADFGGTAHLKTMSGDVNVHATAGGNLTVRTMSGDIGVTATDAALGDDLDVQANSMSGRVRTPQRQAAGSTPRRRRD; encoded by the coding sequence ATGACCACTCGCACCCTGAACGCCGAGCACACCGGCCCGGTCACCCTCGACCTGGACCTGCCCGCCGGCAGCATCACCGTCCGCGCCGAGGCCGGCCGCGAGCGCGCCGAGCTGACCATCCGCACCGCCGACGAGACGGGCCCCTCGGCCGACGCGGTCACCGCCGCCGTCCTGCGCTGGGAGACGCGCGGTGCCATGGTCGCCCAGGTGAACAACACCGGGGGGACCGGCTTCACCTCCGTTGTCCGGGGCAACCGCGGCACCACCGTCGTCCAGAGCTTCGGCAACGTCCCGGCCGGCGCCTCCATCGTCGGCCTCCAGATCGACGGCGACCTCAGCTTCGTCGGCGGCCGGATGATCGTGAACGGCCAGGTCATCAACGCGGGCTCGGGCTCCACGGTCCGCATCGGCGACTCGCCGATCGAGATCATCGCCGCCGTCCCCGAGGGCAGCACGGTCATCGCCCGCACCCGCTCCGCCGATGTCACCGCCGACGGCGCCTTCGCCGCCGTCAACGGCCGCACCCAGTCCGGCGACGTCCGCCTCGGAACGGTCGAGCGGACCGTGGTGGAGACCCAGTCCGGAGACGTCATCATCTACCGCAGCCAGGACGCCAACATCAGGACCCAGTCCGGTGACGTCCGCCTCGGCCGCACCGACCTCGTCCAGGCGAACACCCAGTCCGGCGACATCAGCGTCGCGGACTTCGGCGGCACCGCTCACCTCAAGACCATGAGCGGCGACGTCAACGTCCACGCCACCGCCGGCGGCAACCTGACCGTCCGCACGATGTCCGGCGACATCGGCGTCACCGCCACCGACGCCGCGCTCGGCGACGACCTCGACGTCCAGGCGAACAGCATGTCCGGCCGGGTGCGCACCCCTCAGCGCCAGGCCGCCGGCAGCACCCCGCGCCGCCGCCGCGACTGA
- a CDS encoding DUF6251 family protein yields the protein MADHYVPVPMPGHQVQPAAYYPAASPYGTQLPGVVQQPGQMPYYAAPPQVIVMQQPQQASELGPITLRLVLAAGAGAGAVSALVLLGPMLISLLQTLAITGLVIAVLAVVVLRSFNEYKTGREAGQVAKAQVGAAFAQRKARRTRRA from the coding sequence ATGGCCGACCACTACGTCCCGGTGCCGATGCCCGGCCACCAGGTCCAGCCGGCCGCCTACTACCCCGCAGCCAGCCCGTACGGCACCCAGCTGCCCGGCGTCGTCCAGCAGCCCGGGCAGATGCCGTACTACGCCGCCCCGCCGCAGGTCATCGTCATGCAGCAGCCGCAGCAGGCCAGCGAGCTCGGCCCGATCACCCTGCGCCTGGTCCTCGCGGCCGGCGCCGGGGCCGGGGCGGTCTCCGCCCTCGTCCTGCTCGGCCCGATGCTCATCAGCCTGCTGCAGACCCTGGCCATCACCGGCCTGGTCATCGCCGTTCTGGCGGTCGTGGTCCTGCGCAGCTTCAACGAGTACAAGACCGGCCGCGAAGCCGGCCAGGTGGCCAAGGCCCAGGTCGGCGCCGCCTTCGCCCAGCGCAAGGCCCGCCGCACCCGCCGCGCCTGA
- a CDS encoding DUF6919 domain-containing protein, giving the protein MPFRDRRRWRAARTAADLGELTAQWLEGSLSYHPAVGRTGPDTETTGNPQLLAALLLANRSGYITQFSQPGDYDLGADGVWSQIATVSGFVTDPDVLNRLRGAAGEWGLQIREYRSTYLGPLPEPIVVTDRPGSLHTLAGRALTGREVRRTWHGASRTAVRAMERAWQVTLAEAGYSSGGLLWRALTDALGEPAACEQWACTPYEPCREDGCWLTTHGAETLCRACAYGNPGFDAPDDYDDQDHDFEDFSGEPEESECDLCGAPFYGSRRYCTEACEEADAPEPGHPADIGAETDVEHFTVLAEDPWTTAPRT; this is encoded by the coding sequence ATGCCCTTCCGTGACCGTCGGCGCTGGCGCGCCGCCCGCACCGCCGCCGACCTCGGCGAGCTCACCGCCCAGTGGCTCGAAGGCAGCCTCTCCTACCACCCGGCCGTCGGCCGCACCGGCCCCGACACGGAGACCACCGGTAACCCGCAGCTCCTCGCCGCCCTCCTGCTCGCCAACCGCTCCGGCTACATCACCCAGTTCTCCCAGCCCGGCGACTACGACTTGGGCGCCGACGGCGTGTGGTCCCAGATCGCCACCGTCTCCGGCTTCGTCACCGACCCCGACGTGCTGAACCGGCTGCGGGGCGCGGCTGGGGAGTGGGGCCTGCAGATCCGCGAATACCGCAGCACCTACCTCGGCCCGCTGCCCGAGCCGATCGTCGTCACCGACCGCCCCGGCAGCCTCCACACCCTGGCCGGCCGAGCCCTCACCGGCCGCGAGGTCCGTCGAACCTGGCACGGCGCCAGCCGGACGGCCGTACGCGCGATGGAGCGGGCCTGGCAAGTCACCCTCGCCGAGGCCGGCTACAGCTCCGGCGGCCTCCTCTGGCGGGCCCTCACCGACGCCCTGGGTGAACCGGCCGCCTGCGAGCAGTGGGCCTGCACCCCGTACGAGCCCTGCCGCGAGGACGGCTGCTGGCTCACCACCCACGGTGCCGAGACGCTCTGCCGGGCCTGCGCCTACGGCAACCCCGGCTTCGACGCGCCGGACGACTACGACGACCAGGACCACGACTTCGAGGACTTCAGCGGCGAACCCGAAGAGTCCGAGTGCGACCTGTGCGGCGCCCCGTTCTACGGCTCCCGCCGGTACTGCACCGAGGCCTGCGAGGAGGCCGACGCCCCCGAGCCCGGCCACCCCGCCGACATCGGGGCCGAGACCGACGTCGAGCACTTCACGGTCCTGGCCGAGGACCCCTGGACCACCGCGCCCCGCACCTGA
- a CDS encoding GGDEF domain-containing protein, with protein sequence MAPAPADLIDRARRHLEAHARTWASDLDEDAGPRAAWYIHHDLAALLPLLQETLADRDRLAARLQTARRDPLTGLVTRQAWTERAEQLAAAGPAVVLLVDLDHFKPINDRHGHAAGDAVLAATAHRLADWCGPAGCAGRLGGDEFVAAVPDDRGDIAERVTKLHDALARPVDHRGRLLQVGASIGAAALTDLAVPTVSAALEAADHAMYRSKKRGRRGRRWPTPLTLAHTLRRAA encoded by the coding sequence ATGGCACCCGCACCCGCCGACCTCATAGACCGCGCCCGCCGACACCTGGAGGCCCACGCCCGCACCTGGGCCTCCGACCTGGACGAGGACGCCGGCCCCCGCGCCGCCTGGTACATCCACCACGACCTGGCCGCGCTGCTGCCGCTCCTGCAGGAGACCCTCGCCGACCGAGACCGCCTCGCCGCCCGCCTGCAGACCGCCCGCCGCGACCCGCTCACCGGCCTCGTCACCCGCCAGGCCTGGACCGAGCGCGCCGAGCAGCTCGCCGCCGCCGGCCCCGCCGTGGTGCTCCTGGTCGACCTCGACCACTTCAAGCCGATCAACGACCGGCACGGGCACGCCGCCGGAGACGCCGTGCTCGCCGCCACCGCCCACCGCCTCGCCGACTGGTGCGGCCCGGCCGGGTGCGCCGGACGCCTCGGCGGAGACGAGTTCGTCGCCGCCGTTCCGGACGACCGCGGCGACATCGCCGAGCGCGTGACGAAACTGCATGACGCACTCGCCCGGCCGGTCGACCACCGGGGCCGCCTCCTGCAGGTCGGCGCCTCCATCGGCGCGGCCGCGCTCACCGACCTCGCGGTGCCGACCGTCTCCGCCGCCCTGGAGGCCGCCGACCACGCGATGTACCGCAGCAAGAAGCGCGGCCGCCGCGGACGGCGCTGGCCCACCCCGCTGACCCTCGCCCACACCCTGCGCCGGGCCGCCTGA
- a CDS encoding Lsr2 family DNA-binding protein → MPAAPERDSSIPTRAVTTADQRAAALVCAANATGPSDLRLLLDALGLAPGPADPATTPIAPNRTNTPNTVAARRPNPEGTPMATSPNAYTAVALSMRNDGRTAEEIADEIRIPLDEVHQMLAANPPAGGLVATVTPPTPAVDLTDPAPVTVPVELIEDVTADQVLNELIAWGQAHGDTAVRQHAAAVRAGITALRKRRATDDELHAAQSQIQHLEEQLQALRGRVAELQPEQSAPRRKPKRDYDPKTVRAWAATQGITVAPAGIVPGHVVDAWRKATGHGLAA, encoded by the coding sequence ATGCCCGCCGCACCCGAACGCGACTCCTCCATCCCGACCCGCGCCGTCACCACCGCCGACCAGCGCGCCGCCGCCCTCGTCTGCGCGGCGAACGCCACAGGGCCGAGCGACCTGCGCCTGCTCCTGGACGCCCTCGGCCTCGCCCCCGGCCCGGCCGACCCCGCCACCACCCCCATTGCCCCCAACAGGACCAACACCCCCAACACCGTCGCCGCCCGGCGGCCGAACCCCGAGGGAACGCCCATGGCCACCAGCCCGAACGCCTACACCGCCGTCGCGCTGTCGATGCGCAACGACGGCCGCACCGCCGAGGAGATCGCCGACGAGATCCGCATCCCGCTGGACGAGGTCCACCAGATGCTCGCGGCGAACCCGCCCGCCGGCGGCCTGGTCGCCACCGTCACCCCGCCCACCCCGGCGGTCGACCTCACCGACCCGGCCCCCGTCACCGTCCCGGTCGAACTCATCGAGGACGTCACCGCGGACCAGGTCCTCAACGAGCTCATCGCCTGGGGCCAGGCCCACGGAGACACGGCCGTGCGCCAGCACGCAGCCGCCGTCCGCGCCGGCATCACCGCCCTGCGCAAGCGGCGCGCCACCGACGACGAGCTCCACGCCGCGCAGAGCCAGATCCAGCACCTGGAGGAACAGCTGCAGGCGCTGCGCGGGCGGGTGGCCGAGCTCCAGCCCGAGCAGAGCGCCCCGCGCCGCAAGCCCAAGCGCGACTACGACCCCAAGACCGTCCGCGCCTGGGCCGCCACCCAGGGCATCACCGTCGCCCCGGCGGGCATCGTGCCCGGCCACGTCGTCGACGCCTGGCGCAAGGCCACCGGCCACGGCCTGGCGGCCTGA